Sequence from the Drosophila innubila isolate TH190305 chromosome 3L unlocalized genomic scaffold, UK_Dinn_1.0 0_D_3L, whole genome shotgun sequence genome:
TTCGCGCATTTAACaccattttcaaattttaatcaatttaaaaagtaggggtattcctaaaaaattatgcaatattGTCATTTGGCCGGATTAAACAATAGTGCAAGCGTCATTATTGTGCCAACAGACGGAAGCAAAAGGTAGCTTTGGGAACACAACACTTTTCCAATATAAGAATTTGCGAAAAGCATTTAAGAacagtatatttaaaaaaaaaatagctttaaataACTAGGCAATAAATTTCGCTCGTTATTTcaattacatatttacataatattttttcaaacttataagcattttataaattgataaactctttaaaatgtatttctttcattatttataaactgcataaaattagttaaatattattgattattcGGATTTAAAATTGATCTTATCAAAGGTCCCGCCAGGTATAATACTCTTTATCACACTTTCTGTATTAAGAATTTCTGACAACAcatgaaaaatcgaaaatcCCACACCACAATAAGCTAAATTCCACGATGATGGTCGTATTTCCGGATTTTTATGccaacaataattaattatagttCTTATATACTTGTCATCCTTTGTATCCTCGATGGGAGGCCGTTCCCCTGGAGTTATAAAAGTATTAAGAACGCAGTAAAGAGCTTGACTACTTACTGACCTTGACTGACTAAGTTCATAATGACGATTGGAGTTCGATTTTTCAAGTGGTAAAAGGGTTTCTTTCGGGACATCACCTCCCAAAAAACGATCCCGAAGCTATAAACATCACTTTTCTCCGAATACTCGTAGCCCAAGCCAGTCTGTATATACAAGCATAATTGAGATTAAATTGGTTACCTTCAATGAGAACGACTACAGACCTCAGGTGCCATATATTCAGGTGTCCCAACATAATCCTTTGTCATTACAGTAGCCTGTTCTCTAACTGTACCAAAATCtgcaatttttaatacttGATAATTGTCGGCAAGTAACAAGTTACTCGTCTTAATATCTCGATGGATAATTGGCTTTGGCTCCGTGGCATGTAAATAATGAAGGCCCTGCAATATGTGGAAAACTCTCACGATTACTCTTACATgtagaaattaaatgaaaattgatctTACCTTGGCTAATTGGCGCATCCAACTGAGAGCAGTCGAATCGGAATATTCATTCCGCTTTTGTTCTTTCTCTTTATGAATGTAATCATAAAGTGTTCCACAGTCTGCGTAGGCCATCacaataaatgtttttgaatCCTTGCTATGCAGGGTACAAAACAACTCGACAATATTTTCATGGGTAACTCGGGATAAATATTTCACTTCTCgctcaatttttttcttggcatcatcatcgtctacaaaaaattttttcaccGCGCATGGAACATCGattaattgatatttgtaGACAACACCGAAGGCTCCAGATCCCATAAtctgaaattgtttatttaaatatactaacGAAACttctataataattaatataaccTCGTCGAGTCCCATATCCGCTTTTTCCACTGCGATTCGTACGGCAACTGCTTTCATAGTGGGCCTCTTTTTCGGATCAAGATTCCAACATGATTCAATCAGCGATCTTATGTTGTCACAGGATAAGTCTTGGGGAAAATGGGAGAAAAGCTGTTCGTAGTTTGAAGTTTCCCTTACGAAcgtcattttataaaaaggCTTTTGTCGTGTCAGGACTTCCCAGAGTACTATCCCAAAACTGTATACGTCATATTTCTCGTcgtaaatacaacaaaatggTCCCTGGTTTTGGATTGGTattactatttaaaatattatatgtagATTGATTCATACCTCGGGGGCCTTATAGACAACAGATTCCCTTTTCCTTAATTGCCTAGGTGTATTTCCCAATTCTCCGATCTTCAATTGTTGAAAGTTTTTGGTTAGGAACAAGTTACGTGGCTTTACATTCCAATGAACAATAGACTGATTATGTAAAAATTCAAGACCCTAcaaagtataataaaattcagtTATTCGCTTAAGAAATACGGAAAATTTAACTTACCATCGCACACTGGTACATCCAATTGAGGGCAGTACTTGTGGTATAGTTTTGTACTCCTGTTCCGTGAATTTGTTCGTGCAGTGATCCGCAGTCCGCATACTCCATTAGTAAATCAGAATGATTCAGACTGCATCCTGAGCaacaataaaactttaaaatgctCTCATGACTGACGTTTCTGAGCTTCGAGTATTTTTGAAGATTTTCATCcgaaatatattcatatttatactttttcacCGCAATCGTTTTATTATCCCATTCAGCTTTGTTCACTGCAGAAAAAGAGTCACATCCGAGCTCCTGCAAAGTGCTATATTAAAAACGATTTGTAAATTAAAGGTATTTTAAAGCGTTACCTCTTTCAGTTTTATATCACCAAAGTTCCCATCACATGGGGGCCTTGCAATATCAATTTCAACGGGGTCCTCtaaagtaaaattttccaGTAGTGTTGGTAGCACTGCAGTGGAGAAACTTCCGAGCTGCACTTTCCAGTTTTGATTGAATAGAAAATCCATTTCTAACTGGAAGTGCaggtttaaaaattataatttaaggtaatattaaatgttttttacaGTATTATCAtaatctatataaatttattaattaattataataaaaatattgttgtacAAGTTGCACTATGGGAGAAAAGTGCCTGAAGCCGGAAATGGCCTgataagagaaaaaaaataggaataaaaaaaatacaaaacggGCGAGTTGCGtgcaaaaattggaaaacggTAGATTGGCAATACAgtctaaaataaatgaaacaaattattagttataaaaattagtatGTTGAGCTATATGAGTCAGAGCTTTCGGCTGCCTAACCAGACGGACAAGGCTCACATACACTGTGATTTAGAACTTAAGTAACCATGAGAGTGATGCACTTACCCGAAAAGTCCCACGTCTGCTTCTAGGCGGCGGATTGCATTTCTCTTAGTCGAGAGTTCTTCAGTAAACTGTCTTAACGGTGAATGTAGGGGAAAAGCACACTTTGGAGTTTGTTAAGTAAGCTTTATTTCTATAACTTAGCAattcttctttcttttgctGTCTTCCCGCCTTAGATGTTTCTAGTGTTGGTAAGTGCTTATAAACACTGTTCGGGTACATCAGatgataattaataaatactgaatTCTGACTGGGTGGCAGTCTTCCGTTCCAGTGCTGTCAAGTTTTTAAGgggaacaatagctgtttctgtctggaaatcatctaaatttgtttttatgggCACTTTTGCaaagttttaccaaaaatattaatagcaaaacctaacttaatatacatttaaaatggcCAGAATTacagctaatagcaattttgaaatttttctagcaaacaaACTTTGCAAATAGCTAGAGCTAGCTATAAAGCAGCTAAGTTGACAACAGTGATAGGCGCGTGAGccaaaaattggcattttttttttatttgtttgtcaacaacaacgaatTACGTCAAACTTTAAATGAATGCGGTTATTGCGCTGTGCCATTTTTGCGAGGCGCACGGTCCCTGCGCCATCTTCTGCACACAGACGCTGCGCGACACCAAAATCGAGGATCTGGTGAatctggagcagcagcagcagcaacaacagcagccgggACAAAAGAGTTGCTCCGCCTGCAACTATACGCTGGGCAGGAACAATAGCAATGCCAGCATTTACAGCAAGGATACGGAAAGTGGTGCGACATTTGTGAGCAGCAAGCTGGCCACCATGCAGGAGGTGGCCAATCTGGTCAAGCAGGCGGCAGTGCGCAGTCTCAGCTGTGAGATCAACAGCAATCGGGAACGGCATGGAGACGGAAAGGGGAACGGGAACGGCAACGGTGATGGCGATGGTGGCTTTGTCTACTTTGGTGACTCCTCGCGTGGTCACATCTTGAGTCATACGTTTCGTGTGTGCGATTTACAGGCACGTGGTTACTATCAACTCTTCTCGATTATAGTGCTGATGAAGGACAAGTATTTTCTGTTGAATACCAAGCCATTTTTGGCCGAGCACTTGCGCAAGATCTCGCTGGAGCTGCAGGCGGGTGCACAGCGCACCAAGGCAACGGAGGAGTTGAATTATTCGGCAAGACAGCGACGTTTGTCGGGTGCACAGTTCCTGATGCCAACTCCACGTTCGCTGCTGGAGCTGACCGGGGAGGAGCACATCTTTGCCCAGCTGCATTCACACTTTGCCTGGATACTCTTGGCCGGTTCACGTTTCCTCACCGAACACATTACCTTTGGCAATCTGCCCTGGTTGCCGCCACAGAGCAGCGGTCGTCCGCCCGCCCAGCGTCTCACCTACAACAGTTCCACGCTGCCCATGATCCAAATGTACGAGGATGATCCGGAACAGGAGGGCTTCTTCTCGCTGCGACACATTAAGAAGGTGCTGCCCAAGGATGACTTTGCCACCGTTTGCTATTGTGCTCTAACTGGCGTCAAGATCATTGTACGTGGTGCTCCCGAACGCACAGTGCTCTTCATGATGTGCCTGAAGAAGCTGCTGCCGGAGCCAATGCAGAAACTGATGCGGATTGATGCACAGCATCAGCATTCCATCAGCTCCGAGTACAAGATCATCTCCGTCTCCAATGACATTGCCGTTCCCATTGCCAGTAGTTCCGTGTTCCGCATTGATTTCCTGGACAAGCATGTCAATGGCAACGATATCGTCTCCGTCAAGTGGCCAGCAGAATTGCCCAGAAAATGTAATTAGTCTTTAAGAGTTACTAAATATTAGCTAATCTTGAGATTCATCTGTGTTTTTAGTGCCTGATCTCTTGGTGAAGCTGCTGAAGGCCGTCAAGGCTGTGGAGGAGAAGACCTTCACTGAGCTGGTGCTCAACAAACAGACCAAAGTCCTCATCGAGGAGTGGAAAAAGTgagctttgtttattttcaatatttttagtaataaatacaaaaccaaAGAAATAGAGATAGgaacaaaattttaagaattaacaaTAAGGCTGAAAAATAAGGAAAGCATTATTAAGAAAGTTCATCCTAGTAAAAATATCGGAGtactaaaaaccaaaaaatattcagatgagaaaatttagaaaaaatgtatttaggTACCTCACacatattctaaaaaaaatctctCTATTATTGAATTTCATGTATTATTAAACCGAAACGAACCGTTACACATGAATCGGTTTCTTATCGGTTTCAGTACAGTAAGAATATTTTGTTACATTAAGGATTTCAGTTACTAATACGAATCGCAATCGGTTAAAACCGGTTAAGGTTTAAGCTTGCGATTAAGGTTTTAATCCCtgatattaatttatacatagGATCTCTTTAAACTTGTTTCTAtctcaaattattaattatgaacTTCTTTCGCTTATAGCAAAGTGATTTGCCTGAATCATGCCAAGTCCGGAAGCGTTCAGGCCAAGTTGAAGAAGGTGCTGGGAGTACAGCCGCAGGATCAGCCGCTCCTAAATTACTGGAGCACGCACTTGCAATagttatttatgttatatatattgtataggAATGTATTTTTGGAATAAAcatattgaatataaatttaaatcgttaGAGCCCTTTTTTCATAAGTCGCCAAAATgaaagctaaaaaaccttaccttcacctgtaaaatcttatctgagtacttaagaaaaaaagttgaaaggtacgcctaaaagccctcaaataTACCCTTCCGACTAtgtataggacatatctgtagcttttatggtttggaaactgttggggtttaaattttagcggcatttagcgttttcccgctaaactagcggtgtttttaaaaagttatagaataaacatttctagatttttgaaaaggagtACATCATCTAACATTTTCCTATGCTAACAATTCAAAAACAGGGAATCAAATTATCATCactaaatatcaaaaattaaaaatacaaatcttTGAAAGTACTTAATGAAGTAatcaatttttcttaaataaataa
This genomic interval carries:
- the LOC117788727 gene encoding folliculin; this encodes MNAVIALCHFCEAHGPCAIFCTQTLRDTKIEDLVNLEQQQQQQQQPGQKSCSACNYTLGRNNSNASIYSKDTESGATFVSSKLATMQEVANLVKQAAVRSLSCEINSNRERHGDGKGNGNGNGDGDGGFVYFGDSSRGHILSHTFRVCDLQARGYYQLFSIIVLMKDKYFLLNTKPFLAEHLRKISLELQAGAQRTKATEELNYSARQRRLSGAQFLMPTPRSLLELTGEEHIFAQLHSHFAWILLAGSRFLTEHITFGNLPWLPPQSSGRPPAQRLTYNSSTLPMIQMYEDDPEQEGFFSLRHIKKVLPKDDFATVCYCALTGVKIIVRGAPERTVLFMMCLKKLLPEPMQKLMRIDAQHQHSISSEYKIISVSNDIAVPIASSSVFRIDFLDKHVNGNDIVSVKWPAELPRKLPDLLVKLLKAVKAVEEKTFTELVLNKQTKVLIEEWKNKVICLNHAKSGSVQAKLKKVLGVQPQDQPLLNYWSTHLQ
- the LOC117788017 gene encoding mitogen-activated protein kinase kinase kinase 7-like, with protein sequence MEYADCGSLHEQIHGTGVQNYTTSTALNWMYQCAMGLEFLHNQSIVHWNVKPRNLFLTKNFQQLKIGELGNTPRQLRKRESVVYKAPEGPFCCIYDEKYDVYSFGIVLWEVLTRQKPFYKMTFVRETSNYEQLFSHFPQDLSCDNIRSLIESCWNLDPKKRPTMKAVAVRIAVEKADMGLDEIMGSGAFGVVYKYQLIDVPCAVKKFFVDDDDAKKKIEREVKYLSRVTHENIVELFCTLHSKDSKTFIVMAYADCGTLYDYIHKEKEQKRNEYSDSTALSWMRQLAKGLHYLHATEPKPIIHRDIKTSNLLLADNYQVLKIADFGTVREQATVMTKDYVGTPEYMAPETGLGYEYSEKSDVYSFGIVFWEVMSRKKPFYHLKNRTPIVIMNLVSQGERPPIEDTKDDKYIRTIINYCWHKNPEIRPSSWNLAYCGVGFSIFHVLSEILNTESVIKSIIPGGTFDKINFKSE